The genomic region CATTCAATATCGAAAAAGTACCGGGAAGTGTAAAGGTGGAATTCCGGGTAATGGTAATGTCACCTTCGTTGGTAAAGCTGGTTGAATTATCAACAGTTACTCCGCCATTGGAAATCACCACCGAACCCGGTGCCATATAAATTGTTGCACCGGTTGAATAAACAAGCTGTGCTTCCAGCAGCAGCGGACACAATGCAGGGGCAGTAAACAGTATTACTTTGTGCAGGGGATTCATAAGGGATATACTGGTTAATAACCAAATAACGAAAAATCCTGCTGACAAAAAAAAACCGGAAAACAGCCCGGTTTCAGATGCTTGCTACTGAGTGGGTGCCGAAAGCTGCATTTTCTCAGCAAAATAGGCGCAGAAATCGCGCATATCGCCCACCATTTTTTCCTCGCCGGTGGCCCGCTGAAACGTGTCGGTCATTGTGACAAGCGTTTGGTGGAAAAACTTTTTCATATCGTCCACCAGCATGTCTTTTGTCCATAAATCAATACGCATGGTATTTTGTTCGTCCTCATCCCACATAGCCAGCATAATGGCTTTACAGCGTCCTTCGCCACCGTTGTCGCTGGCATTCCAGCTTATTTTGTCGGGTATATTGTTCTCGTCAAGAACAATCGAATAGTTGATATCAGCTTTGCGCATGATGCAAAGGTAAGCAGTTCAACCGCAAAAACGGCCCGCACGGCCTACAGTTTGGGCTTATACTTCGATTTATTAAGGATGACCTGCGCATCATTGATCGCCATTAGCTGTTCCAAAGTGGTTTGCGGATTGCGCTCCATATACGCCTGCACAATGCGCCAGCCTGTCCACCGCCCCACCGCCCCCGGCGATTCGCGCGGGAAACCGGCTGTAAACGGGGCTTCGGCAGTCATGTGGTTCAG from Bacteroidota bacterium harbors:
- the gldC gene encoding gliding motility protein GldC, whose translation is MRKADINYSIVLDENNIPDKISWNASDNGGEGRCKAIMLAMWDEDEQNTMRIDLWTKDMLVDDMKKFFHQTLVTMTDTFQRATGEEKMVGDMRDFCAYFAEKMQLSAPTQ